A region of the Sardina pilchardus chromosome 3, fSarPil1.1, whole genome shotgun sequence genome:
ACGTGTGGCACGGACAGTGCTGGGTGGGGAGGGAGAACCCGAGGCGATGCCTAGTGTTGGCGCGCTAGCTCTCTGGAGCCCAACTTCTCGGGGGTTGGCTGAGGGCACAGTTTAAGGTGGACGGCGGTGGTGACCGTCACAGCGATTTCACACATTTTCTTGCTCATTAGCCAGGAGTCATGAACTAGCGAAATAACTTCAGAGTCAAGCCAGCCAGCCcacttccagtgtgtgtgcgtgtgtgtgtgtgtgtgtgtgtgtgtgtgtgtgtgtgtgtgtgtgtgtgtgtgtgtgtgtgtgtgtgtgtgtgtgtgtgtgtgtgtgtgtgtgtgtgtgtgtgtgtgtgtgtgtgtgtgtgtgtgtgtctgtgtgtctgtgtgtgtgtgcgcgcgcgcgtgtgtgtgtgtctgtgtgtgtctgtctgtgtgtgtgtgtgtgtgtgtgtgcacgcaagcTGGAACTGAACTGCTTTGATGCTGAGGACATTGTATGTAGGTCACTGGTAATAACACTCGCTGGTTGCCAACGGTGCTACCGGTGTTTGTGGGCAAACCAATAACTTCATCCCAGTATCCCAGATTGGCACTGAACCCGGGCTAGCCatataccccccctcccccttctagttctctcactctttttgcTTTCTTCACATATTTCCTCTTTTTATGCATTCTAGAAACAGACCTCAGGCCCTCAGACAGACATATCAAGGCCATTGATCTGAATCATGCACGACTGCAGTCTACAGACTGCAATCTACCAGCATGTTTTTTACACTTCTTTTGAAAAGAGACCGAAAATGGCCAACCTCTGGCTTTTTGCCTTGAGTATCAGTGATCTAAATCAGAACTGCACACTTATCAACTGCCTCTGTGAAGCACTGCCAAGTTTTATCCCCATATGCTTCTACGTGagttaattgaaaaaaaaaatatttaaaacgAGTTTTAGCCAATGTTTAGATGTAGAGTATCGAATGCGGCTTGTACAACTTTCCAGAAGCACCCGAGGGGAGAACTtcggtctctctgtctctgggctCTTCTTCTGCTTTCTGCTTGGCGTCGGCGTGCTCTAATTCTGCGGCGTCCAAAGGCATGATTACACACGCAACGAGACGCTTTGCCAGATGAACACCAAGGCTGAGACAGCGGAGGAAAGCGACCACGTCACGTggcataattgtgtgtgtgtttgtgtttttttgtcattaatgCAGGGAGGAAGCACATTGAGACGTGTTTCGATTGGCGAAACAGCTCCGTTAAATGCTTAAGCAAATCGCGCTGGCATATTGCATTTGATCAGAGCAGCAGAGCCTTGTGAGGATGGATATGGTTCCGGCATGGGGCTTTCATACATCATTAGCGTCTCCTCTGTCCTCAGGACATGGTGCAAGTGTAGACTATAAGTATGGGCTTAATCACTCCGGACAGGGGGAAACAACACAAAGCCCGGCACATACATTATTAAAGGCATTGGTAGGAATCTAAATGGACGGGTATAGGCCCTCGCTCCTCACGCacgcccgcccccccccccccccccctccgagcCCACCGGGGTGTAACTCTTCTCACCAAGCTGCCTGGCAATAAATCACCGGTCTGTTTTCTCACTCCTCTATGTGAAAGTGTACACTCACGGAGAGCTTGTTTCCCCCTGGCCAGGTGCCTTTCAGCGCAATGTACGAGTACATTGGATAATGGGCAAGGCCACAAAGTGGGGGTTTTAAAAGCTGTACCGGACACAAAACGGTTGACACAAAAGTGTTCCGAGGGGACCCTCAGTGCGATCAAAtttctttagtgtgtgtgtgtgtgtgtgtgtgtgtgtgtgtgtgtgtttcagttcaGGTAAGACGAAAGctgggtgtgtgggagagagaaggcaaTGGGGGAAAGTCCGTTATGCTTTAGCTGTTGAGAGTGCCAGCTCGCTTTCgccggatgcacacacacacaaaggacaaaGGAGCTCAGTTCAGGCCCAGGGCTCCTCTGGGAAtgggccttttttttcttcagtttgCTCACATTTGCAGAACTATCGTGTGGGTCCTTCACACGCCTGCTTCAGCCTCAGTGGTTCCTCTGTGGAGGGCCAGGTTGGGCTTTTCAAACGGCTTCAACGATCACTCTTTGTCTCGAAATGCTAATATACGGGACACGGATCAGTGCAGAGAAGCCGTCCATTCCCCTCGCTACCTTTTCCACTCGCTGTATTGATTCGCCAGCGGCCAGAACTGAATCACTCAGTCAATACAGTAGGTCACTGTCTCCTGCAGTGACCAGAGACGACTCGCTTCCCTGACCTATTTGTCTATGACAGACCAGAACCTAACTGTCAGAGTGCCCTCAAACATTCTGTTGATAGACTATCTTCAAGGTTCCAAGGAATTTGTAACTAGTAGTGGTTCTTGAGTATTTGTTGTGGGCATCTTGGCCTCTCAATAATAAGTAATCGATCAATTTGTTTGTAGGTTCCTAGTTAGTTGCAACCAATTGTAGTTTTCGGGTATTTGCCAAAGGTGTCTTTGCCTCTAAAGAGAAATGTAACCGTGAAATCGCAAAATGTGCCGTCCTGCCATACCAAGTGAACCAGAATGGCCACTTGCTttaagagttaaaaaaaaacaattgtagTGGTGAAAGTCAGATAGGTGAGAGGGAAATACATCACAAATCACAGCTGATCTTGATGCACTGTTTTGGTGTGCTGTCTCGTATAGCACCGCCAATTTATTTTCCTCGTgaggcaaaaataaataaataatcagcACCCTGGGCTTAGCGCAAGTGATGGATTGCATGGGACATTACAGAGATTACCGTGCAGTGGGTTGTTGATACACAGGGCCAAACCTCCCTATTTCCATTACTGTTCGACAGCCAGTCTCATAACAGCTAGATCACCCATGATAACAGTGCAATCAATCTTAATGCTTTGAGCAGTGGCTATGGTGTTGTTGCGCAACACAACATTTGTTGTAAACACAAAGGGTTTTACATTTGCGTCATGTTTTGCTGTGTGACACATTTTAATAGTTTATTAATTTTctgcccccttccctctctttctctctctctctttctctctctctctctctctctcttaattccTTTTTTTAAACAGTTATGGGGACCATGTACAACACTTTAAGATCCTTCAAGACAGGGGATCCCATTATTTTGTTTGGGATGAAGTTTTTCCCTCTCTAAACCAACTGGTGGAATTCTACCGAACCAACAGCATCGCAAAGGAGAGAACTGTGTTCCTGAGGGACAGTGATCACTCAATAAGGGTGAGTATCTTTTACCAATTATGCTTTCTCTTACCATAAAACAAATATATCATATATCAagatatatataatatacagtatataaatagaCTCTACACCAAAAACATATCCACTGAACACATTTTAGCAGAAATATAAAAATGATGTCATCTTTCAAaagacaagaaaacaaaaaacaaaacagggcagttttttttttattctattctaatttAGCGCAACCCACCAACACCTAACTTGCATGCGGAGTGACAAACCacattgaaagaaaaaaaaacacagcggCACAGATAATGTGAGAAGAGGTGAGAGCTGCTTTCAATGTCAAGCTCAGACCTGTTGCTAACTGTTGTCCCATCCAGAAGTCTCAACATGAGTCATTTCACAAGGCAATTACAGATCAAAATCATTAACTAAACACTTTGCTGTAACATGATGGGGGTTGACTGAACATGACAGCCCAAAGAAGCTGAAGTTCTCATATGAACAGTTACAAAACAGATAGACATCTGTGTCCGGATGtctgtaaaataaaatacattccATAActgactattttttttaaagagagatTTTCATCGAAAATGGAAACACACAGGATGTGTTTTTGTTGAAGTCGCTGTGAGACAACAGTGCGACAAACAAGCCGCCTGGGTTTCGCCTCCACGTGTGGCGTGGCATGTGACGTGTTGCTATTTGTGTCCTCTTGCAGCGGCCCCGACACGCCCAGGCCCTGTTCGACTTCCACCCCCAGCACACCTCCCAGCTGCGCTTCCAGCGCGGCGACGTCATCGACCTCCTGGACTGCTCCGACTTGCAGCGGTGGAAGGGCCGGTGTCACGGGCGAGTGGGCTTCTTCCCGCCAGAGTACGTCCAGCCGGTTTACCACTGACCACCAGGGACGCACGAGATAACAGTAGTCTAGCAAGCAAACCGGTGGTGAACAAGGAAACCGACGTATCTTCCATGAACTGCTCACTGAACTGCTCGTCCATCCAATGCACTGTCATAATTCAACTGATGAATGGTCAATGGGTGATATTGGGATTCATTGATAATGATCCAAAAAAATATGCTGCGTTAAAAGGTGCAGTCCGCGATTCCCATCCCAGAGACTTTTGTCAGATTCAGTGAATTGTTCCTCACATTCCTCCAAAAAAAGCACAGTCCTGGTTCTGTAAATGGCTTGGACTGGGACTTGGGCTGTAAACAATCCCAGCTAATCAGGGTTGTGCTTCaacagcacagaggagagggatgtCATTTGACAGGCTGTTgattagaatcagaatcagctttattgcaTAAacaacaaggaatttgactccggttaatctttgcaaacgtaaaagtacaacactcaacaataacataaaacaaaaacagtaagaatagaataagGGGAGTAAGtttatgtataagaataaatacagtatgtacattagatgctatgggtgggatagggtaatgccaattgtccggagggggggagtgcggccttgttgtccctgtcaaggttgggTTGCCACACCCCAACAGGATCTCAAATATGAACAACCTGTGACAAAACCAAAGCGGAACACTGGACTGCATCTCTAAGTTGGTTTATCTTACAACATgtcaacacaaataagacaataaGACTGTGATATTATGATATTATTATGATGaatttacattgacattggaAAGCTTTGAggaacattttcaacattagtAAAAATCAAAACGCTTTCAATGTTGACACTAAGGATTATTTGCAGTGTTGGTAAAGGATTGTATTTCTGTGTGAGAGAAATCAAAAACCATCCAAGCACAGATACCAAACAGATTGTGCAATTAGGTCTCATTAGTAGTCGTTTGTTTGCTTCTGTATGATTGGTCCTTTACTATAATTGAATCTAATCAGTGTTTATTCGTATTTATTAACTGTACAACAATCTATTTACTGTTTCTCATTCAGGGACCTGGATATTTGTGTATGAGATTACTATTGCTTGTAAATGTTGTTACTGTAAAAAACCTATCCcaaaataaagtatatctaaGTTAGACATAAAGTCAACACACATTGAACAGAAGTTGATcaactgagagaaagaaaaaaaaaaacggactaATGAACAACACCATTCACCAGAGATTCAGTTTCTACTAAAAGATGCAAAATAATGCCAATGTTTAGTTTCTCTGTGCTGTGTAATCACAATGGGAAAGTCTATATGTTGAGAAAGGGaaatcccccccctccccccacccttgGAGTATGGGCCCCTTTCCACTTTCCCCGAAAGCCACTGTCATTTGGGTGTCAAAGCTTTCCTACTGTGCAAGATTTCTGGCTGTTTTCGAACATCTGTGGGAAACCCCATTTCTCCCTCGTTCTGTGGGCTACAAGTTGACCTGAAATGCTCTCTTCCGGATGTCCCAGCAAGCAATGAAGCAGTGAACCATATATTCATTAATTACGGTGCACAGGACCTGCACGGCGCTACTTTTAGAAACAGTGGGCATGTGTAAAACCACataattacctccaccaaggagctGATGTTTTAGTGccgtttgttgatttgtttgtttgcttgtcaaCAGCATTGCGTGAAAACTACTGGGCCCACTGTCATAAAACTAGGTGGAGGGTGTGTAGCGTGGGCTAAGACAGAATCCGTTCAACAGATCTCAgatatgggattttttttttttttttttttaattccagTTCCAGTAGCATTGCAGGACAGAGCATTTAGCTTTCATTAAGGTCATCCAGTGTGTCCTTGTACTTAttcatgtgtttatttttaatttgcGTAACTAATGCTGTTTATGAACAGCAGTTTAAGCTGCAATCACATGTTTTATAAATTGAGGGCAGTGCCATGGTCAGTCTTAATCTTCTGATGCCATCCTGCATTGCAAACTAAATGCAATGAGACATTCTGGATTTTCTGTCTCAGCAAACAATCAGATGTTCCTCAATATGTGACATAGTTAGATAGTAAATATAGAATCAGAAACATGTCATGTCATATGCATAAAACCCCAGACATTTGAATTTAACTTTTTCAAACAAACTGGACCTATTCAAGAGTAGGGTGCCGTTATTAGTACACCTCGCCTTTGGGAACTTGAACTGTTGCTTTGAAGGTCTGACTCCTTCAGAGTGTTCACTGTTATGTGATTTGGTGGCCTAGCTAATGAAACATGACCCAAATTACACAGAAAGTGATTGTTCAGGCCATTGCGCAAGTCACAAATACTGATGTCACAGCAGCCTGCCCAAGGCTAAGTAAGCGACACTGTCTGGAGCCGAGAACTTGGCGCTCTGTTTTTGGTTTTCAACTGCCGGTACATAGCTTCAGGTGAAACCAATTGTGGCGTTATCTTTTTAAACTGAACAGCAGACACACTGTTGGTTGGATTTCAAATAGAAATGCTTACCCTGGTCTGGCCTATGTGATCTTCTAGGAGTGTAGCTACATTCCCAGGGTTCTATGTCCTCAGTGTTCTGTTCCCAGGGCCCTATGTTCCTAATTCAGTTGTCTGTCATCCAAAACTATATCATAGAATCTTATGGAAACATatggcatagcctactgtatattggtGCCTATTACAATCTGACATATTATTTTATTGAAGCAGTGACCCTTTCAGATTTCCATTTTT
Encoded here:
- the grapa gene encoding GRB2 related adaptor protein a, giving the protein MEAVALYTFRATESDELSFQKGDILKITNMEDDPNWYTAELMSRKGYVPKNYINVRPHTWFAGRISRNVAEGRLRPRECGAFLVRESESAPGEFSMSVSYGDHVQHFKILQDRGSHYFVWDEVFPSLNQLVEFYRTNSIAKERTVFLRDSDHSIRRPRHAQALFDFHPQHTSQLRFQRGDVIDLLDCSDLQRWKGRCHGRVGFFPPEYVQPVYH